A genomic segment from Corvus hawaiiensis isolate bCorHaw1 chromosome 37, bCorHaw1.pri.cur, whole genome shotgun sequence encodes:
- the LOC125319221 gene encoding toll-like receptor 13 isoform X3 gives MCTPLLVMLVTLVMVPGGVFPYGFRNCIQAPWDPGLFRCIQRFLSTVEAAVGDLPSTATSLNLSVNTLRQVPPGAFAHLPWLYTLDLTHNQLELLAPGAFWGLSALAHLDLAHNNMSVLATGVFIGLGNLSTLRLDHNPLQKVAPRAFWPLATLSMLWLRGGWLSALEPVAMAVGHLTHLDLLDLCGNMLSTLGPGLPPTLRVLHLCNNSLGALSGATPGVMPPGLRVLDLSYNNISDPAPLAHLCLHNLTHLYLAGNPLDVEQLLHMAGVSPRHVDVSGLQVGKRGLEYLCQQLTGPRLQRLRLQHVGLTAMPDGALAKCPVLSALDVSGNRLRHLGCVGRLLTQAQRAALGELVAEHNLLQRLPSCHGTPVLHQLHNVSLRFNRILVAGAGAFDNAPALRQLRLDVNGLARLDRAALRGLHDLRHLRLDNNLLTDLLPGSFADLHQLEDLNLRNNRVAVLFPGAFKGLDHLQTLDLGGNNLRHLAAMAFQGLPRLYRLYLDRNRLLEVSAAAFQPVQVTLGVLDLRANALRYLSRHLRQPPPFRYLQNLYDLKLQAQQPYGMRVVPQRFFQGLSALRSLYLSQNSLSAIPADAFDDLAQLQYLTLADSNGGMGHLPAGIFKNLSQLRSLNLESAGLRSLGPEVFGNLTQLKELRLAKNELRALDMTLATCLPALRYLDLRKCPLSCSCANAWLPGWLARGPVQVVYLYNYTCGETGGASAYLHCFDTRVCYLGMGLYLFAGTAPAVLLLLVLPLLHHRGYWRLRYQLFLLHAWARGRWRREQRHYTYDTFVSYNSGDERWVLEELVPELERGALRLCLHHRDFRPGRAIVDNIVDAVYNSRHTVCVVSRGYLRSEWCSLEIQMASYRLFDELRDVLVLVFLEDIPEAELSAFHHMRRVLLRRTHLRWPPEPPAQPLFWAKLRCALSGGDEEEEERERGGREEGCPGASGSPGEVLPQESNFLAQNHHFLSGEGALWSGNDGSKEEEEKEEKKGGARREVALR, from the coding sequence ATGTGCACCCCGCTGCTGGTGATGCTGGTGACATTGGTGATGGTGCCTGGAGGGGTCTTTCCCTATGGCTTCCGCAACTGCATCCAAGCGCCATGGGACCCTGGGCTGTTCCGCTGCATCCAGCGCTTCCTGAGCACCGTGGAGGCTGCAGTGGGTGACCTCCCCTCCACTGCCACATCCCTCAACCTCTCCGTCAACACCTTGCGCCAGGTGCCCCCCGGTGCCTTTGCCCACCTGCCGTGGCTCTATACCCTTGATTTGACCCACAACCAGCTGGAACTCCTGGCCCCAGGGGCTTTCTGGGGGCTGTCAGCACTGGCACACCTAGACCTGGCCCACAACAACATGTCTGTGCTGGCCACAGGTGTGTTCATTGGGCTGGGTAATCTGAGCACACTGCGGCTGGACCACAACCCACTGCAGAAGGTGGCCCCCAGGGCTTTCTGGCCTCTGGCCACACTCAGCATGCTCTGGCTTCGGGGCGGCTGGCTCAGTGCGCTGGAGCCTGTGGCCATGGCCGTGGGGCATCTGACACACCTGGACCTGCTCGACCTGTGTGGCAACATGCTGTCGACACTGGGCCCAGGGCTGCCGCCCACGCTGAGGGTCCTGCACCTCTGCAACAACTCCCTAGGAGCTCTTTCAGGGGCAACCCCTGGGGTGATGCCCCCAGGGCTGCGTGTGCTCGACCTGTCCTACAACAACATCTCGGACCCTGCACCGCTCGCTCACCTGTGCCTGCACAACCTGACACACCTGTACCTGGCTGGGAACCCACTGGAcgtggagcagctgctgcacatgGCTGGAGTCTCCCCACGCCATGTGGACGTGTCAGGGCTGCAGGTGGGCAAAAGGGGCTTGGAGtacctgtgccagcagctgacAGGGCCACGGCTGCAGAGGCTGCGGCTGCAGCATGTGGGGCTCACAGCAATGCCCGATGGAGCTCTGGCCAAGTGTCCGGTGCTGAGCGCCCTGGACGTGTCTGGCAACCGGCTGCGGCACTTGGGCTGCGTAGGGCGGCTGCTGACCCAGGCACAGCGCGCAGCACTGGGCGAGCTGGTGGCTGAGCACAACCTGCTGCAGCGGCTGCCATCATGCCATGGGACCCCGGTTCTGCACCAGCTCCACAATGTGTCCCTGCGCTTCAACCGCATCCTAGTGGCTGGTGCGGGTGCCTTTGATAATGCACCAGCGCTGCGGCAGCTGCGGCTGGACGTGAATGGGCTGGCACGGCTGGACCGCGCAGCGCTGCGTGGACTCCACGACCTGCGGCACCTGCGCCTTGACAACAACCTGCTCACCGACCTCCTGCCCGGCTCCTTTGCTGACCTGCACCAGCTGGAAGACCTCAACCTGCGCAACAACCGAGTGGCTGTGCTCTTCCCTGGTGCCTTCAAGGGGCTTGACCACCTGCAGACCCTTGACCTGGGTGGGAACAACCTGCGGCACTTGGCAGCCATGGCGTTCCAGGGCCTCCCGCGGCTTTACCGGCTCTACCTGGACCGCAACCGGCTGCTGGAGGTGAGCGCGGCAGCATTCCAGCCGGTGCAGGTGACACTGGGCGTGCTGGACCTGCGCGCCAACGCGCTGCGCTACCTGAGCCGACACCTGCGTCAGCCGCCACCTTTCCGCTACCTGCAGAACCTCTATGACCTgaagctgcaggcacagcagccctATGGGATGCGCGTGGTGCCGCAACGCTTCTTCCAGGGCCTCAGTGCCTTGCGCTCGCTCTACCTGTCACAGAATTCGCTCTCGGCCATCCCCGCCGATGCCTTCGATGACCTGGCGCAGCTGCAGTACCTGACACTGGCTGACAGCAATGGCGGGATGGGCCACCTGCCCGCCGGCATCTTCAAGAACCTGAGCCAACTGCGCAGCTTGAACCTGGAGAGTGCAGGATTGCGCAGCCTCGGCCCTGAGGTCTTTGGCAACCTGACGCAACTGAAGGAGCTGCGCCTGGCCAAAAACGAGCTGCGTGCACTGGATATGACTCTGGCCACGTGCCTGCCCGCCCTGCGCTACCTGGACCTGCGCAAGTGCCCGCTGAGTTGCAGCTGTGCCAATGCCTGGCTGCCTGGCTGGCTGGCACGTGGGCCTGTGCAGGTGGTCTACCTGTATAACTACACCTGTGGTGAGACGGGTGGCGCCTCCGCATACCTGCACTGTTTTGACACGCGTGTGTGCTACCTGGGTATGGGGCTGTACCTGTTTGCAGGGACAGCAccggctgtgctgctgctgctggtgctgccactgctgcaccaCCGTGGGTACTGGCGGCTGCGCTAccagctgttcctgctgcatGCGTGGGCACGCGGGCGCtggcggcgggagcagcggcaCTACACCTACGACACCTTTGTGTCCTACAACTCCGGGGATGAGCGGtgggtgctggaggagctggtgcCTGAGCTGGAGCGCGGAGCCCTGCGTCTCTGCCTGCACCACCGTGACTTTCGCCCTGGCCGCGCCATAGTGGACAACATTGTGGACGCTGTGTACAACAGCCGGCACACAGTGTGCGTGGTGAGCCGTGGGTACCTACGCAGCGAGTGGTGCTCACTGGAGATCCAGATGGCCAGCTATCGCCTCTTTGATGAGCTGCGTGATGTCCTTGTCCTCGTGTTCCTCGAGGACATCCCTGAGGCTGAGCTCTCAGCCTTCCACCACATGCGTCGTGTGCTGCTGCGGCGCACACACCTGCGTTGGCCCCCGGAgccccctgcacagcccctgttCTGGGCAAAGCTCAGGTGTGCCCTGAGTGGGggagacgaggaggaggaggagagggagagggggggcagggaggaagggtgCCCTGGTGCATCTGGGAGCCCTGGGGAAGTTCTCCCTCAGGAAAGCAACTTTCTGGCCCAAAATCACCATTTTTTATCTGGGGAAGGTGCCCTGTGGAGTGGGAATGATGGCagcaaggaggaagaggagaaggaggagaagaagggggGGGCAAGGAGAGAGGTTGCCCTGAGATGA